Sequence from the Uranotaenia lowii strain MFRU-FL unplaced genomic scaffold, ASM2978415v1 HiC_scaffold_737, whole genome shotgun sequence genome:
gtattttaagttctaaatgtgtataaaaacataaaaatataggtgattcaagatgtgtggcccacgattccccacaagctatgatttgcaaattggttgcgtttgtgtgacttattgatgtttcatcaaaaattccttttccacgtgaaagatcatgacaaaactaagatcataagcgtatgagcatatttttgttatgcacttcaggttccccatcgatgaaattggcgggtgtttttttaattatgtaagtaaatttttctaactttttttagcttgataaataaaagaagcatattatGCGTATTTCtatcaacaacatataggaatatatactcacgcaaagcgacgacgatgacagttggtttgagatttttatctcaacacacatctgagatattaaaagtggcccacgtttccccatggcccacgataccccactctcccctactattttcTAGAGcccttttttcttaaattgattttttttggctgatgtatcgatttttttggtagatgtGAAATCACCTTCCAGtgcttttgcatatagtttgtttaatttatgaACGCTAACATcggtaaaaaaatctattcgatagaaaaaatctattttcgaACACGCCATAAGTTCACAGTAATTTTCCCCATTGATAAACGTAATTTTCCGTGTCGAAGCAACATCGTCCGCGCCAGCTGTATGAGTATTGGTGAACAAACAAGTTCGATCTCAATTTGTTGACCACCCACCCACTCCCCCTTATTCGATCAAACGttcataaatttattcattttcgcTTCATCACTCGCATTCTCACTCTGCTGATTTTCTCGCCACAGAAATTCACTCACACGCTTGCTTGAAATAAAAGGTAAAgatagaatttgtttgaaattattttggttCTGTTCAATGGAAGAAAAACCAAATTCGGAGTCAATTGTAAAGTGTtgcgagttttttttaattgttagaaaagttttttttcgaaaaatctttaTCTCCATCTttttttagaataacaattaattaaattactaaaaaactCACGGCAATAAAGTGGCTAAGGAAAAGGCAAATAATTATATCGAAAATGCTTAACATTCTGTAATGTAAAAGTTCCGCATcgtcttgaaaatattaaagaaaCAACAccgggagttttttttctccaacaACAATAATTGTGATTTCAAGtagttaattaaaaaatgtaaaacatatGATattatttaacaataaatttggaTTTATACTGTGCTGTGGGTATGAAAAGATGCCATAATTGAAGTTTTGCAACGtttaaagcttttcaaatcagctgcttaaaatttttattaaatacgcCACTTGGAATTCGTGTTACGGTGCGGTGCGTATCGGAGAGTCGTCAAATTTGTTATATTCAAAGCTTTTTGCAGCACAACTGATTTTGTgtctttattttctttatacaagagataaataatttaaataatgtttccttttttacaaatctcgcgtgagctttcattatgtcgaatgaaacaaaatttgaaaaactgagatattcactaaaaaagcttcattataacattatctacctatgtgattgataaaacaatcaatttaaacccttttaatatatgaaatttaaggcttccaaaatgacgaatgaaacaaaaccttgattgccaatttcaatgttgcttacgTCCCTTCTTCCAAACGGCGAATGTGCAGAGGAAGAAAAACCTAGCACATTCGCTACGGATTCCATGAGCAAAAAAGTGTATACAGATAGAGGTTATCAGAATATCAACCTGgcaatgaatattatttcagattcttgttttcaagcgttcttaaatcgatactcaagcaggctttcgaacgctgtaaaataatgtagcaaggaaaagaaaccgaacagcagcagtagcagcaaacctaacaactaacagcagcaggctaATCGGCAGCAGCATCACCCAATCACCCGATTCACACTTTTATTACGCATTCACTAATAAATTTACCGCTACACACGACAACTCACTAAGTTAACATTCACTATgccaagaaaatttaaaatttaccggtaattgcctcggaaacatttgggcgtaagtgcaagttgaacgaatcaaaggacgaatgagacaaatttcccctccagctgATCGGCATCAGAAAGCTGATCAGCAGCAGCGAGCTGGTTTGACCGATGGCGCACCCGATTCACACATTTCATTATGCATTTACTCACCAATTTACCGCTACACTAGATATTTCACTTATGAAACAGCCACtacgccgagaaaattgaaaatttcccatagtatttgcatcagaaacatttgggcgtaagtgcaagttgaacgaatcaaaggacgaaagaaaagagacgaatgaaacaaatttcccctccaaatgacgaatgtgttcagacgtatgaacgatttatgtttgaatatgtcgtatgttcctatatgattaaaaaatagctctaaaaattgcaaaaatataaattcataaTGTGAAACATCTGACACAATTAGTTTCCATGGATATTGCGTATTTTTTTAAGGGTTATCGGCTAAGgaataaaaataggatttgaaaaacactcttcaaatttcagaagcgtttttctcggttcggtgtttctgtttcattcgacgtaatgaaagctcacgcgagaaatatgGATTTTGGAGAAGACAATTAAGTATTTTTTGTGAAGAATAAGCTGTAACAGGCATTAAAATAAGTGTCTCTTAACCAAAAACTTTCAGCAATTTACTAGATAGCAGAATAAACACCACATTATTATGTATTTGTCGGgtctcacaatttttttagtccgcATGAAGTCGCTCAATGGAAAAACAATTAAGAAACTGGCTCCACTGTTTAATTTTACGCATTTTATTCAAGCTCATATTTCATTGACTTAAATTTGGGTATTCTACGTTTACCGTGCTTCaatgtttgtcaaaaaaatcgcACCACCGGCATCTCGCAACGAAATCGGAAAAGGCGGCGCACGTTTTTTCGGCAGAGATAAATCGGTTCGTCTGCCGTTCTCGTCCGTACGCAAGTTTACTGACAAATTGTTATCAGCCGTGTTTTCTGTTGGCCGTTTGAGTGTCGACAATCGGATCCTCAGCCATTCAAACGTTTTTCAGCTTTCGAAGCGTTCGGGTTTTCAGTTTCGTTGCTCCAGTTCAATTCAGCTCAGCCAAGATGTCCAAACCAGCCTTTAAAGTCGGTAAGTTATTGGGGACTATTTTTAGAAACTAAGAAATGCGTTTTGTGctttatttgaacaaaatagtAATCCGGTCCCCCGTTTTAGCCGATATGAGTTTGGCCGACTTCGGTCGGAAGGAGATCATGCTGGCCGAAAACGAGATGCCCGGGTTGATGGCCTGCCGGAAGAAGTATGGCCCCGCGAAGGTTCTCAAGGGTGCCCGCATTGCCGGCTGTCTGCACATGACCATCCAAACGGCGGTGCTGATCGAAACTCTGGTCGAACTGGGAGCTGAGGTAATTGCACAATATGGTTAACATTTGTAGGGTTCTAGATTAGTTGAAAGTTTAAACTCGAATTAAACTGCAAAACATGTTATTCAAAATCCGGATCACGTCATGTTTGCGACACGTGTCTCCTTAGCCAGAACAATTGTGAGCGATACTTTTGGACAACAACAATACGCGATACAGATAAGCTTCGGAGCGATAACCTTGACCTGAGCATTTGTTAGCATCTTTTAGAACTTCCTTTCAAATCTTCCCATGGGGGTTCGTTCAGTGTCAATGGCTTGGCGTTATTGCGTCATAAGGTGGGACCATTTTAATAGTATTCACATTTAGCgttgctttcaatatttttttcaaattaaaaatgttgaaagatCAGTGATTGAAGGGCTTAGTAACAAagagacattttttcaattcatgcatttcaaagacaaaaaataGATTCTAACGACAAGAGTTTGTTATGTTcttgtttttcaaactaatcgTCTCcgaaccctttttttttttgtttcgattatagtaagcttgccagattacccggacttgcccggatatttgacgcAAAATTTGTGAGATGTCCGGTTGCCCGGACTTATTataatattattataattttgatttgtgCGTCAAAAAcgagtttaataaaaataattatgactgACTTTTTGGATGCCGGAAATACGATTGGAAATcttctgatttgtttttatgataaaatgaaGCTTCAAACgattttcttctcaattttgGTTGAATGATTTCTGAGATTTGATCAAATtcgcccggatattgcctgatttttgggttgaaaattttgacatcaaATAACCGGATATTGccaagttttaaaacaaaaacccggatttttccggcccggaCGCGTGTgcgaaaaattctggcaacctttgaTTACCTGTAGTAGGTATATCACtcttgcagttggcggacagatattgaaaaacttacctGCTACAACTGTGTTTGATGTTAACTCTTGGGCTCAAAAAACAACTGACCtgccaactaagctatatcacGGACCTCATCAAAATTGTAAACCAATGGAATATTGCTAGTTCTAGAAGTTTTGTTTGGTTTATCAGACATAATTACCTGCTgtagtaaattttaatttttgaatcaacAAAAGTCCCTCTTTGAGATTGCTTGATGTTGCGCAGATTTCTCAATTCCCTGCTTTGATGCTCAGAACACAAACAAATagcaaatttttatgttcttATCAGTTCATTGCATCGGTGGCGATGATAGCTCATATAAGTGATcgagttgtgttttttttcgaaatttgtttgcttcttaaatattgaaattgaaattgaaatagttGTTTAATGTAGCAAGTtgcaaaaagtgatttttttttcagcacgagtcgtaAATAATAGGGATATGGATAATAACGtcgttatgtcgtaagacggaatactatgtaaataaaaataataatggataataacgtcaaaaacttGTAGAAAGCGAGTTTTGAAACGAGTTGCATAtacaattttatgcaatttcgtaattcccttgaaaatttattatttaacctACAAGAAGCGCATGTCAATAATTAATGAAATGTGGACAACCATGTCAACGACTGAAAACTAAAGATCAATAGCACTATCGATAATCTTTTTAAGTGTTGAAATGTTTACTTTTCATAACTGAATTgcataaaatatgttttttttaaataattttgtttacaGTACAATTATTTACAGTATATTTTCGTAATTCAGTAAATGAATGAACGGAATAGTTATAGCTAAGCTTGTAACACGTTCTTTCTATTCcgacatttataaatttaattcataattttaaatctttatgggcatgatttgtttgatttacgATTTTTCTTtgtactagttttttttttatggcattcgtgtcgagGTTTGTACTAGTGGTTTACCTATAACTTACatcaaattttcttctttggatgcttaattttttttaaataaaacaaacaccGGCTGATTGTCTtgtttattcatcttaatttttatttctcccCTCACCAGGTCCAGTGGAGCAGCTGTAACATTTTCAGCACCCAGGACCATGCGGCCGCAGCCATCGCCAAGGCGGGCGTTCCGGTGTACGCGTGGAAGGGCGAAACCGACGAGGAGTACCTGTGGTGCATCCGGCAAACTCTGGTATTTGCGGACGGGCAGCCGCTGAACATGATCCTGGACGATGGCGGAGATTTGACCAATCTGGTGCACACCGAGTACCCGCAGTACCTGAAAGGCATCAAGGGTATTAGCGAGGAGACGACCACCGGGGTTCACAATCTGTACCGGATGCTGAAGGAGGGCAAACTGGGTGTCCCGGCGATCAACGTGAACGATTCGGTCaccaagagcaagttcgataaTCTGTACGGATGCCGCGAGTCGTTGATCGATGGCATCAAGCGTGCGACCGACGTGATGATTGCTGGCAAGGTTTGCGTCGTTGCCGGATACGGTGATGTAGGTAAGGGATGTGCCCAAGCCTTGAAGGGCTTCGGTGGGCGAGTGCTCATTACCGAAATCGATCCGATCAATGCTCTGCAAGCCGCGATGGAAGGTTTTGAAGTTACAACGATGGAGGAAGCTAGCAAGGAGGCGCAGATATTTGTGACCACAACTGGATGTACCGATATCATCATGGGAGAGCACTTTTTGAACATGAAAGATGATTCGGTGGTCTGTAACATTGGACATTTTGATTGCGAAATCAACGTAGCTTGGTTGGAGAAAAACGCTAAGGAGAAGGTGAACATCAAACCTCAGGTCGATCGGTATCTTTTGCCAAGTGGCAATCATGTCATCGTGCTGGCTGAAGGCCGTTTGGTCAATCTTGGCTGTGCCACCGGTCATTCCAGCTTTGTGATGTCCAATTCCTTCACCAATCAAACGCTGGCCCAGATTGAACTGTGGACCAAACCAGAAGAGTACAAGGTTGGAGTTTATGTACTCCCCAAGAAACTGGACGAGGAAGTCGCCGCTTTACACTTGGACAAACTGGGTgtcaaactgacaaaattgagtTCGAAACAATCGGAATACCTGAACCTACCCGTGGATGGTCCTTACAAGCCAGATCACTACCGTTACTAATAAATTTGGCCAAGCCAATCAAAGTTCTGCGTAAGAAATAaagcatttaattttttattgaaaatcttatgtttattttttctatctgaaATATGATGACAGCCTTAGTTCGGTTACTTACGGGTCCTTGTTTGCAGAATCATCTTCGGGTATTTCATGAGATCGACTCTTCCTGCAGCCTAAATAGTACATTTCAATGATCCAGAATATTGCTGTTGTATAGGTGGCGATATTGAGGCAGTGAAGCGTTATTGTGTAGTTTGTCCGATCCCGAATAAAACCTGCAGTGAACAAAAATGAGTTTGACACGGAACGCAACCAAAAcgtaaaatacaataaaatttaatatttaatatctATATGATATATTGGGGTTGATTCGACACGGCACGTTATGTTCAATTACAAATGTTAGCGTACAGGTTCAATGTGGACAAAAAACTGGGAATAAACATCGTCCAAGAAATTTGGTGAAGGTGAAAATTTCTGCCAAATATAAGAACTGCTAACATAAGAACAGAAATTTTCAGATTGTATTGAAAGAAATCGTTACctgtttcaacatttttgcttaaaactGAAACACTTTGCATTGATAGGATTTACAAGAACCAAGTTCCCAAGCAACGAAGGAACATATTAGCCGAATACATTTTgcagattggcccaaaaactgGACTGTACGAAATTGCTGCTTATTGAGGATTGAAGGGGAAAAtcggaatttcaaaatgtttaaaacgttGAGATCTAGAGTTATTTCGAGTAAACAAATAGGACATTCTTTGGCTTTTTTATTTGTCTAATTACGGATTTATATAGACTGTCAGATAATGataaagttacaaaaataacaaaatggcaaaaactataaaatgttataaaaattacaaaaactaaaagaatttcaaaaactgtaaaaatgacaaaaattatgaaatgtttaaaattttccaaaaataaatcattgagAAAATTActagaataacaaaaattacgaaaattgcaaaaattagaaaaatgtcaattatgaaaaattcaaaaactatatacttacctaaatcataaaagttacacAATGTAGgcacagaaattacaaaataaacgcagaggataaaattattaaaaatattaaatt
This genomic interval carries:
- the LOC129760708 gene encoding adenosylhomocysteinase, which gives rise to MSKPAFKVADMSLADFGRKEIMLAENEMPGLMACRKKYGPAKVLKGARIAGCLHMTIQTAVLIETLVELGAEVQWSSCNIFSTQDHAAAAIAKAGVPVYAWKGETDEEYLWCIRQTLVFADGQPLNMILDDGGDLTNLVHTEYPQYLKGIKGISEETTTGVHNLYRMLKEGKLGVPAINVNDSVTKSKFDNLYGCRESLIDGIKRATDVMIAGKVCVVAGYGDVGKGCAQALKGFGGRVLITEIDPINALQAAMEGFEVTTMEEASKEAQIFVTTTGCTDIIMGEHFLNMKDDSVVCNIGHFDCEINVAWLEKNAKEKVNIKPQVDRYLLPSGNHVIVLAEGRLVNLGCATGHSSFVMSNSFTNQTLAQIELWTKPEEYKVGVYVLPKKLDEEVAALHLDKLGVKLTKLSSKQSEYLNLPVDGPYKPDHYRY